From Syntrophales bacterium, one genomic window encodes:
- a CDS encoding AbrB/MazE/SpoVT family DNA-binding domain-containing protein — protein MITTTLSGKGQIVIPKSLRESRRWRPGTRFIVEEITSGIILKPNRTFPLTHPEDGLGCTGYQGPVINVQDMEQAIHGDIRKRWRKGKTA, from the coding sequence ATGATTACCACAACCCTGTCCGGCAAAGGCCAGATCGTCATACCCAAATCCCTTCGGGAGAGCCGCCGATGGCGGCCGGGCACCCGGTTTATTGTCGAGGAGATAACCTCCGGCATCATTCTTAAACCTAATCGGACATTTCCGCTTACCCATCCTGAGGACGGACTTGGCTGCACCGGCTACCAGGGACCCGTCATCAATGTGCAGGACATGGAGCAGGCGATTCATGGGGATATCCGCAAACGCTGGCGGAAAGGAAAAACGGCATGA
- a CDS encoding isoprenylcysteine carboxylmethyltransferase family protein, protein MKKDKFTAYILVAIQMISIILILATGRPLASGIPLLIIEIAGILLGLWAIVIMGRTTNINIAPLVKQSARLVTNGPYALIRHPMYSSVLLTIWPLIIDQYSLLRLMIGLILTVDLIVKLLFEENRLREHFAGYEIYRRQTKMLIPFVL, encoded by the coding sequence ATGAAAAAAGACAAATTCACGGCATATATACTGGTTGCCATTCAGATGATTTCCATTATCTTGATTTTGGCAACCGGGCGGCCTTTGGCAAGCGGCATTCCTCTGCTGATCATTGAAATTGCCGGCATCTTGCTTGGGCTCTGGGCCATTGTCATTATGGGCAGGACGACTAACATCAACATTGCTCCGCTGGTAAAACAATCGGCCCGGCTTGTCACAAACGGCCCTTATGCATTAATCAGACACCCTATGTATTCATCGGTATTGCTCACGATCTGGCCGTTGATCATCGATCAATACTCACTATTGCGCTTGATGATCGGGTTGATCTTGACGGTCGATTTAATCGTGAAACTGCTGTTCGAAGAAAATCGCTTGCGGGAGCACTTTGCGGGTTATGAAATCTATAGAAGGCAAACCAAGATGTTGATCCCTTTTGTCCTCTAA